GATCCAATAGCATAATGGTTTCCAATATTTCGGGAGAGTCCAAGCCCTAATTTAAGATCAGATACCGTATTCTTAGGCCTAGGATCAACATCACGGTATTCTAATAAAGCACGATATTCAGCAACAATTCCAAGAGTCATTTTTTTAAAGGCTTTAGAATAACCTCCTTTAAAAGAATATTCTTCGAATGAAAGATCACCACCAATAGAATCGGCAGTTACATACGGATATATTACTTCATAATCAGAGCTTTCATTCCATCGTACATTTTTACGTTGACCGTTCTTATAATATGCATTTCCCCAAACACTGTTTTCAGTATCAATCTTATAAAAAGATTTTGCCTTAACCAGAAATTGATTGATTCCATTTCCTAATTGCTGTATATTGGCTTGTTGTGAACTCGCATCATAACCAGCGCTAAATTCAGACAAAGAATAACGGCGGGCAAATTGTTGATTTGCAGGATTGGTATAAATGCTATTAGAAAAATTATTTGCAGGAGATAAATCTTCATGAATACGGAGTAGCACCGAAGTACTATCCTGTGCATACAAAATACCAGAACTGAAAATTATAATTAATAAAAGGGAACGAAAGCTCATGATTAAATTTTATTATAGCATTAAAGATGGTTTAACCTCAGGGCTAAAATCTACAGTTGAGTTATTCGTATCCTTTAATGTCTTTTTACCAGTAGAACTTGTAGAAAGTACTTTACGACGAACACTTTTTCCGTAACGACTTTGATCAGAATCAACTTTTCCGCAGTACGTCCATCCCATGTCTAATGAAGGAGCAGTAACAATCCATTGAAATTCAGAAGCAACACTTAAATTAACCGCATCTACAATCCATTCGTTTGGAATAGAGTAAACACTCTCTCCCATTGGATAAGTTTCTCCACCAAATACCATATTATATTCATAATCATACGTATAATCCGCTAAGAAAACATCTTTGTGAATTGGCAAACGAGCGATAACAAAACTCTTAAAACCTCTGTTATGAACAACCATCGTTGAGAATAAATTCTCCATGTTAGGAACAGCAGGATTATCAACATCATCAGCATCTTCCGTATAAAATTCGAAATTAGCCGTTCTCAAGTCAATTGAGCCAGAGTTGTATTCTTTATGATTAATTGCATCATCGGCAATAATAAAATAGGCTCCTGGAGCAATTGGGTAAGTAGTTCCATTACCCGGAACAATTGCGATAGCTGATGCAGCAAAAGATTTAGCCATAATATTTGGAGTATAATTCTGTTTTTCAACAGTCATGAATTCAGATTGTGCAATCATTAATCCATCAGCATACAATACTTTATCAGTATTATTATAAATTTTGAAGTACTTATCACCTTGGTATTGTTTACCCTCAGCTGTTTTTGTTCCTGTAAAAAACACTTCCTCAATGATAAAATCAGATTGGCTCATGTTTAAAAACAAGTTTAAAGAAACAGCTGCAGTTTGACCAGTAATAACAACCGATTCTTTATAACCACTCACAGAAGCATCAACAGTGCTC
The nucleotide sequence above comes from Flavobacterium branchiarum. Encoded proteins:
- a CDS encoding DUF4876 domain-containing protein translates to MKIKLLPIYLTIAVMALIQSCSKDDDNYSGKQTALTLKLVNPEDLNNVKLSNLTVSFKEINTGKVTESAAFTNNDLSITLSEGSYEVSVNGKVNYAAGESTVDASVSGYKESVVITGQTAAVSLNLFLNMSQSDFIIEEVFFTGTKTAEGKQYQGDKYFKIYNNTDKVLYADGLMIAQSEFMTVEKQNYTPNIMAKSFAASAIAIVPGNGTTYPIAPGAYFIIADDAINHKEYNSGSIDLRTANFEFYTEDADDVDNPAVPNMENLFSTMVVHNRGFKSFVIARLPIHKDVFLADYTYDYEYNMVFGGETYPMGESVYSIPNEWIVDAVNLSVASEFQWIVTAPSLDMGWTYCGKVDSDQSRYGKSVRRKVLSTSSTGKKTLKDTNNSTVDFSPEVKPSLML